The Vibrio astriarenae genome contains a region encoding:
- the rluD gene encoding 23S rRNA pseudouridine(1911/1915/1917) synthase RluD, which yields MAQQIELTQTVQDSQLGQRLDQAIAEMFTDFSRSRLKEWLLAGKVSMDGQVVTKPRTKVMGGEVIVLQAELEDEERWEAQDIPLNIVYEDDDIMVINKPRDFVVHPGAGTPDGTVLNALLHHYPDIAEVPRAGIVHRLDKDTTGLMVVAKTVRSQTRLVRALQKRKITREYEAIAIGRMTAGGRVEEPIGRHSTKRTLMAVTPTGKPAVTHYRVAEHFREHTRIRLRLETGRTHQIRVHMAYLQHPLLGDIAYGGRARIPREASVEVTEMIRQFDRQALHAAMLRFEHPVTGEEVEFHAPIPDDMVVMTEALRADTELHGLNDEF from the coding sequence TAGCCAATTAGGTCAGCGTCTGGATCAGGCAATAGCAGAAATGTTTACTGATTTTTCTCGCTCACGCCTCAAGGAGTGGCTATTGGCTGGCAAGGTATCAATGGATGGTCAAGTCGTCACAAAACCACGCACCAAAGTGATGGGTGGCGAGGTGATTGTTTTACAGGCTGAGCTTGAAGATGAAGAACGCTGGGAAGCACAAGACATTCCGCTGAATATCGTTTATGAAGATGACGATATTATGGTCATCAACAAACCACGCGATTTTGTCGTACACCCAGGAGCAGGTACACCTGATGGTACTGTGCTTAATGCCCTTTTGCATCACTATCCAGACATAGCGGAAGTTCCACGAGCAGGTATTGTCCACCGTCTTGATAAAGATACAACAGGACTCATGGTGGTGGCTAAGACCGTACGCTCTCAAACGCGTCTGGTTCGTGCACTACAAAAACGTAAGATTACGCGTGAATATGAAGCGATTGCGATTGGTCGTATGACGGCGGGTGGGCGTGTTGAGGAGCCTATTGGTCGCCATTCTACTAAGCGTACGCTAATGGCCGTTACACCAACAGGAAAACCTGCAGTCACACACTATCGTGTCGCTGAGCACTTCCGTGAACATACACGTATTCGCCTCCGCCTAGAAACAGGTCGTACGCACCAAATTCGTGTGCATATGGCGTACCTACAGCACCCACTTCTAGGTGATATTGCCTACGGTGGTCGAGCGCGTATTCCACGTGAAGCATCAGTAGAGGTGACAGAAATGATTCGTCAGTTTGATCGCCAAGCGCTTCACGCGGCAATGCTAAGATTTGAGCACCCAGTCACAGGAGAGGAGGTCGAGTTCCATGCCCCTATCCCTGATGACATGGTGGTAATG